In Chrysiogenia bacterium, the genomic stretch CTACTTCGTTCCAGTAGATGAGATTCGTGAATCGGCTCTCGACCCAGCGGCGCGAGGGCACAAAAATTTCCTTTGGAAAGATCGTGCAGCCCACCGGTTCATGAACCGCGCTTGTGTCCATACTCAACGCACTTTCCCAGTAGAGGCGGGCCGACGAAACGCCCGAAGCCGTCAGCCAGTACATCATCACATTG encodes the following:
- a CDS encoding epoxide hydrolase; amino-acid sequence: NVMMYWLTASGVSSARLYWESALSMDTSAVHEPVGCTIFPKEIFVPSRRWVESRFTNLIYWNEVDAGGHFAAMEQPQILANEIRVCFRDLKC